The following are encoded in a window of Amycolatopsis lexingtonensis genomic DNA:
- a CDS encoding M16 family metallopeptidase: MARQVSGHEQPVGTTRTLESTPDGAVVKRSVLPGGLRVITEYVPASRSATVGLWVGIGSRDEPVAVAGAAHYLEHLLFKGTKNRDATQIAEEIDAVGGEFNAFTAKEHTCYYAQVLDADLPLAVDLVTDVVFEALCTDRDMDMERSVVLEEISMRDDDPEDLLHETFVSAILGDHALGRPVLGTEKSIIGMSPSALRNFYKRRYTLPRMVLAVAGNVDHNQVLRLVRKALKDRLNGTATPVPPREGRARIKTPPKLALHTDDTEQAHVMLGLRSLSRHDDRRFALSVLNAALGGGMSSRLFQEIREQRGLAYQVYSSVASYADTGHMAVYAGCQPEKLGDVAGVIRELLDKVGVDGLTDAEVARAKGQLRGGLVLGLEDTSSRMSRIGKTELNYGRYLGVDATIARIDAVTTEDVCALARSLFARPGGVSAAAVVGPYAHADDLPDDLHEVIAS; encoded by the coding sequence ATGGCACGGCAGGTTTCCGGGCACGAACAGCCCGTCGGCACCACCCGCACGCTCGAGTCCACCCCGGACGGTGCGGTCGTCAAGCGCAGCGTGCTGCCCGGCGGCCTGCGGGTGATCACCGAGTACGTCCCGGCGTCCCGCTCGGCCACGGTCGGGCTGTGGGTCGGCATCGGCTCCCGCGACGAGCCGGTGGCCGTCGCCGGCGCCGCGCACTACCTCGAGCACCTGCTGTTCAAGGGCACGAAGAACCGCGACGCCACGCAGATCGCCGAGGAGATCGACGCGGTCGGCGGCGAGTTCAACGCCTTCACGGCGAAGGAGCACACCTGCTACTACGCGCAGGTGCTCGACGCCGACCTCCCGCTGGCCGTGGACCTGGTCACCGACGTCGTGTTCGAGGCGCTGTGCACCGACCGCGACATGGACATGGAGCGCAGTGTCGTCCTCGAAGAGATTTCGATGCGCGACGACGACCCCGAAGACCTGCTGCACGAGACGTTCGTCAGCGCGATCCTCGGCGACCACGCGCTCGGCCGCCCGGTGCTCGGCACCGAGAAGTCGATCATCGGGATGTCGCCGTCCGCGCTGCGGAACTTCTACAAGCGCCGGTACACGCTGCCGCGGATGGTGCTGGCCGTGGCCGGGAACGTCGACCACAACCAGGTGCTGCGCCTGGTGCGCAAGGCGCTGAAGGACCGGCTGAACGGGACCGCGACGCCGGTCCCGCCGCGCGAAGGCCGGGCCCGGATCAAGACCCCGCCGAAGCTGGCGCTGCACACCGACGACACCGAGCAGGCGCACGTCATGCTGGGCCTGCGGTCGCTGTCGCGCCACGACGACCGGCGCTTCGCCCTGTCGGTGCTCAACGCGGCGCTCGGCGGCGGCATGAGCTCGCGGCTGTTCCAGGAGATCCGGGAGCAGCGCGGGCTGGCCTACCAGGTGTACTCGTCGGTGGCGAGCTACGCCGACACCGGGCACATGGCCGTGTACGCGGGCTGCCAGCCGGAAAAGCTCGGCGACGTCGCCGGTGTCATCCGCGAACTGCTCGACAAGGTCGGCGTCGACGGCCTGACCGACGCCGAGGTGGCCCGCGCCAAGGGCCAGCTGCGCGGCGGGCTGGTGCTGGGGCTGGAGGACACGTCGTCGCGGATGTCGCGGATCGGCAAGACCGAGCTCAACTACGGCCGCTACCTGGGCGTCGACGCCACGATCGCGCGCATCGACGCGGTGACCACCGAGGACGTGTGTGCGCTCGCTCGCAGTTTGTTCGCGCGCCCGGGCGGGGTCTCGGCGGCGGCGGTCGTCGGGCCGTACGCTCACGCCGACGACCTTCCTGACGACCTGCACGAGGTGATCGCTTCATGA
- a CDS encoding DUF4097 family beta strand repeat-containing protein — protein MSEEQTTPADELVRIDDFETEVPLELDVSVTIGRVEIVLDGDSGARVELRHDQGEQQPWVAGVNNLLSWVGERFGDQLGVDPAASPAEAVRQSRIEKLGNRLVVQAPKAWQLRNVALAVKVHAPAGSHVEVRAGAADVTVTGSAGRVDLLTGSGEVKLDRADGSATIRTGSGGITLGPTLAGLQLRSGSGSVEASSLAGSATLATGTGNVWLGAVSGEVMARTGSGDLSVADAASGSLDLITGSGEVRIGIRGGTAAEIDLTSSGGRVSSELDVLEAAPEGEVKLRVRARTGSGNAVVTRAAG, from the coding sequence ATGAGTGAAGAGCAGACGACGCCGGCCGACGAGCTGGTGCGGATCGACGACTTCGAGACCGAGGTCCCGCTGGAGCTCGACGTCAGCGTGACGATCGGCCGCGTCGAGATCGTCCTCGACGGGGATTCCGGCGCGCGGGTGGAGCTGCGGCACGACCAGGGCGAGCAGCAGCCGTGGGTGGCGGGGGTGAACAACCTGCTGTCGTGGGTCGGCGAGCGCTTCGGCGACCAGCTGGGCGTCGACCCGGCGGCCTCCCCCGCCGAAGCGGTGCGGCAGAGCCGGATCGAGAAGCTCGGCAACCGCCTGGTCGTCCAGGCGCCGAAGGCGTGGCAGCTGCGGAACGTCGCACTGGCGGTGAAGGTCCACGCCCCGGCCGGCTCGCACGTGGAGGTGCGCGCGGGCGCGGCGGACGTGACGGTGACCGGTTCGGCCGGCCGCGTCGACCTGCTGACGGGCTCGGGCGAGGTCAAGCTCGACCGCGCGGACGGCTCGGCCACGATCCGCACCGGCAGCGGCGGCATCACCCTCGGCCCGACCTTGGCGGGGCTCCAGCTCCGCAGCGGCAGCGGCAGCGTCGAGGCATCGTCACTGGCGGGCTCGGCGACGCTCGCGACGGGAACGGGCAACGTCTGGCTGGGCGCGGTGTCGGGCGAGGTGATGGCCCGCACCGGCAGCGGCGACCTGTCGGTGGCGGACGCGGCTTCGGGATCGCTGGACTTGATCACGGGGTCGGGCGAGGTGCGGATCGGCATCCGCGGCGGGACCGCGGCAGAGATCGACCTGACTTCCAGCGGGGGCCGGGTTTCGAGTGAGCTGGACGTGCTGGAGGCGGCGCCCGAGGGGGAAGTGAAGTTGCGGGTGCGAGCCCGGACGGGCTCCGGCAACGCCGTGGTGACGCGCGCGGCCGGCTGA
- the dapB gene encoding 4-hydroxy-tetrahydrodipicolinate reductase: protein MTINVGVLGARGRMGATVVKAVESAGDMKVVAALDAGDDFSALADAQVVVDFTHPDTVMGNLEYLVEHDIHAVVGTTGFSEERLASLRSLLEPKPSLGVLIAPNFALGAVLAMRFAAQAAKFYASAEIIELHHNRKADAPSGTAAHTARMIAAARAEAGVTPGPDATTSELDGARGASVEEVRVHSVRLPGLVAHEEILFGGEGETLTIRHDSLDRTSFMPGVLLGVRTVLTRPGLTVGLENVLDL, encoded by the coding sequence ATGACCATCAACGTCGGTGTGCTCGGTGCCCGGGGCCGCATGGGTGCGACGGTGGTGAAGGCGGTCGAAAGCGCGGGCGACATGAAGGTCGTCGCGGCGCTGGACGCCGGTGACGACTTCTCGGCGCTCGCCGACGCGCAGGTGGTCGTGGACTTCACCCACCCCGACACCGTCATGGGCAACCTGGAGTACCTGGTCGAGCACGACATCCACGCGGTCGTCGGCACCACGGGCTTCAGCGAGGAGCGGCTGGCTTCGCTGCGTTCCCTCCTGGAGCCGAAGCCCTCGCTCGGCGTGCTGATCGCGCCGAACTTCGCGCTCGGCGCGGTCCTGGCGATGCGGTTCGCGGCCCAGGCGGCCAAGTTCTACGCGTCGGCGGAGATCATCGAGCTGCACCACAACCGCAAGGCCGACGCGCCTTCGGGCACCGCCGCGCACACCGCCCGGATGATCGCCGCCGCGCGGGCCGAGGCGGGCGTGACGCCGGGCCCGGACGCGACGACGTCCGAACTGGACGGTGCCCGCGGCGCTTCGGTCGAGGAGGTCCGCGTCCACTCGGTCCGTCTGCCGGGGCTGGTCGCGCACGAGGAGATCCTGTTCGGCGGCGAGGGCGAGACCTTGACCATCCGCCACGACTCCCTCGACCGGACGTCGTTCATGCCGGGTGTGCTGCTCGGCGTCCGCACGGTGCTGACGCGCCCCGGCCTGACGGTCGGCCTGGAAAACGTCCTCGACCTGTGA
- a CDS encoding LysR family transcriptional regulator: protein MDLRVLRYFVAVADERHIGRAAGRLHMAQPPLSRAVRGLEDELGATLFERTPKGVTLTAAGTVLYDEAVALLARAGRIPDRVTAAAGTATLTVGTLADTAEHAGARLVPLFRERHPHVDVRVHETDLADPTAGLRTGLVDVALTRTPFEAKGISVHALRPVRTGVVLRADDPLSARPSVTTADLAGRRWIRLPDGTDPTWAAYWTSGAADGPVVRTIQECLQAVLWNGISAFAPLGQPLPEGLSVVPVADRPPSELVVAWPKTGGGPLVRGFVRVAASLGPADWTQ, encoded by the coding sequence ATGGACCTGCGCGTGCTCCGGTACTTCGTCGCGGTGGCCGACGAGCGGCACATCGGCCGCGCGGCGGGGCGGCTGCACATGGCGCAGCCGCCGCTGAGCCGTGCGGTGCGCGGGCTGGAGGACGAGCTGGGCGCGACGCTGTTCGAGCGCACGCCGAAGGGCGTCACGCTCACCGCGGCGGGCACGGTGCTGTACGACGAGGCGGTCGCGCTGCTGGCGCGGGCGGGCCGAATCCCCGACCGCGTCACGGCAGCGGCGGGCACGGCGACCCTGACGGTCGGCACCCTGGCGGACACCGCCGAGCATGCCGGCGCCCGCCTGGTCCCGCTCTTCCGCGAACGCCACCCGCACGTCGACGTCCGGGTCCACGAGACGGATCTCGCCGACCCGACGGCGGGGCTGCGCACGGGCCTGGTCGACGTGGCACTGACCCGGACTCCCTTCGAGGCCAAGGGAATCAGCGTCCACGCGCTGCGCCCGGTCCGCACCGGCGTGGTCCTGCGCGCTGACGACCCCCTGTCCGCCCGGCCGTCGGTGACCACGGCGGACCTGGCCGGCCGCCGCTGGATCCGCCTCCCGGACGGCACCGACCCGACGTGGGCGGCGTACTGGACGAGCGGCGCGGCGGACGGTCCGGTGGTGCGGACGATCCAGGAGTGCCTGCAGGCGGTGCTGTGGAACGGGATTTCGGCGTTCGCCCCGCTCGGCCAGCCGTTGCCGGAGGGGCTGAGCGTCGTCCCGGTGGCGGACCGCCCGCCGAGTGAGCTGGTGGTGGCGTGGCCGAAGACCGGGGGAGGCCCGCTCGTCCGGGGGTTCGTGCGGGTGGCGGCTTCGCTGGGTCCGGCAGACTGGACCCAGTGA
- a CDS encoding FAD-dependent oxidoreductase, producing the protein MSDPVVIVGAGLGGLTLARVLHVHGVPATVYEAESSPSARTQGGMLDIHERNGQAALEAAGLTDGFRALILEGREATRVLDRTGKVLLDEPDDGTGTRPEVQRGELRRLLLDSLPADTVRWGRKVTGARALGDGRHELTFADGTTTVTGLLVGADGAWSRVRPLVSAAVPEYVGTSFIETFLFDADARHPATAKAAGGGALLVPEPGKGIQAHREAGDTLHTYVMLSKPQDWFPDFTDEAAARAQVAAEFEGWAPELTALITDGETPPVLRPIHTLPPGHRWPRTPGVTLLGDAAHLSVPNGEGANLAMQDGAELGRAIAAHPDDVEAALAEYEEALFPRSAEEAAEATRDFELCFGAETPHSLIALLTGQG; encoded by the coding sequence ATGTCCGACCCCGTAGTGATCGTCGGCGCCGGGCTCGGCGGGCTCACGCTCGCGCGCGTCCTGCACGTCCACGGCGTCCCGGCCACGGTCTACGAAGCGGAGAGCTCGCCTTCGGCGCGTACGCAGGGCGGGATGCTCGACATCCACGAGCGCAACGGCCAGGCGGCGCTCGAGGCCGCGGGCCTGACCGACGGCTTCCGCGCCCTGATCCTCGAAGGCCGTGAAGCGACGCGCGTGCTGGACCGGACGGGCAAGGTCCTGCTCGACGAGCCGGACGACGGCACCGGCACCCGCCCCGAGGTCCAGCGCGGCGAGCTGCGCCGGCTCCTCCTGGACTCGCTGCCCGCGGACACGGTCCGCTGGGGCCGCAAGGTCACCGGCGCCCGCGCCCTCGGCGACGGCCGCCACGAGCTGACGTTCGCCGACGGCACGACAACGGTCACCGGCCTGCTGGTCGGCGCGGACGGCGCGTGGTCCCGCGTCCGCCCGCTGGTGTCGGCCGCGGTCCCGGAGTACGTCGGCACGTCGTTCATCGAGACGTTCCTGTTTGACGCCGACGCCCGCCACCCGGCGACCGCGAAGGCGGCCGGCGGAGGAGCGCTGCTGGTGCCGGAGCCGGGCAAGGGCATCCAAGCGCACCGCGAAGCCGGCGACACGCTCCACACGTACGTGATGCTGTCCAAGCCGCAGGACTGGTTCCCCGACTTCACCGACGAGGCGGCGGCCAGGGCGCAGGTCGCGGCCGAGTTCGAGGGCTGGGCCCCGGAACTGACGGCCTTGATCACCGACGGCGAGACCCCACCGGTGCTGCGCCCGATCCACACCCTGCCGCCCGGCCACCGCTGGCCCCGCACCCCGGGAGTGACCCTCCTGGGCGACGCGGCCCACCTGTCGGTCCCGAACGGCGAAGGAGCCAACCTCGCCATGCAGGACGGCGCCGAACTGGGCCGCGCGATCGCCGCCCACCCGGACGATGTGGAGGCCGCGCTGGCGGAGTACGAGGAGGCGCTGTTCCCGCGCAGTGCGGAGGAGGCGGCGGAGGCCACTCGGGACTTCGAGTTGTGCTTCGGCGCGGAGACGCCGCACAGCCTCATCGCCTTGCTGACCGGGCAGGGTTGA
- a CDS encoding winged helix-turn-helix domain-containing protein: MQTISVSTARKTFLAAQGFTDPRPSGEPSRRHLKRVLSRVQLLQLDSVNVAVRAHYMPVFSRLGAYEPALLDAAAWAHSARQPRLLVETWAHEASLLPIEDWPLIRSGAKRDGWWKHYGPLIEKSPGLVDEILSVVKELGPIGAGGIEREVEADAQRRGPGSWWERSEVKRVCEYLFGIGQLTTGTRRSFERLYDLTERVVPPDILARTVSAEEGARGLIERSARALGVATETDLRDYYRLGPAPARQAVAELVESGVLEPVSVRGWKPVAYRHAEARTPRSVTGRALLCPFDPLIWERARTERLFGFHYRIEIYVPEPKRVYGYYVFPFLLDGELVARVDLKSDRAVGVLRVHGAFAEEGADVARVLPELAGELGHMAEWLGLSGVAVGTRGDLAKPLAKLVR, from the coding sequence ATGCAAACGATCAGCGTCTCGACGGCCCGGAAGACCTTCCTGGCCGCACAGGGCTTCACCGACCCGCGTCCCTCCGGCGAGCCGTCCCGGCGGCACCTGAAACGCGTGCTTTCGCGCGTCCAGCTGCTGCAGCTGGACTCCGTGAACGTCGCGGTCCGGGCGCACTACATGCCGGTGTTTTCCCGCCTGGGCGCGTACGAGCCCGCGCTGCTGGACGCGGCGGCGTGGGCGCACTCGGCGCGCCAGCCGCGCCTCCTGGTGGAGACGTGGGCGCACGAGGCGAGCCTGCTGCCGATCGAGGACTGGCCGCTGATCCGCTCGGGCGCGAAGCGGGACGGCTGGTGGAAGCACTACGGCCCGTTGATCGAGAAGTCGCCGGGGCTGGTCGACGAGATCCTTTCGGTGGTCAAGGAACTCGGCCCGATCGGTGCGGGCGGCATCGAGCGCGAGGTCGAGGCGGACGCGCAACGCCGCGGCCCCGGCTCGTGGTGGGAGCGTTCGGAAGTCAAGCGCGTCTGCGAGTACCTGTTCGGCATCGGCCAGCTGACTACAGGCACGCGCCGGTCGTTCGAGCGGCTGTACGACCTGACCGAACGGGTGGTGCCGCCGGACATCCTGGCGCGCACTGTCTCGGCGGAGGAGGGCGCGCGCGGGCTGATCGAGCGCTCGGCGCGCGCACTGGGCGTCGCGACGGAGACGGACCTGCGCGACTACTACCGCCTCGGCCCGGCGCCGGCCCGCCAGGCGGTGGCGGAGCTGGTCGAATCCGGTGTCCTGGAGCCGGTTTCGGTCCGCGGCTGGAAGCCGGTGGCGTACCGGCACGCCGAGGCCCGCACGCCGCGTTCGGTCACCGGGCGGGCGCTGCTGTGCCCGTTCGACCCGCTGATCTGGGAACGCGCCCGCACCGAGCGGCTCTTCGGGTTCCATTACCGGATCGAGATCTACGTCCCGGAGCCGAAGCGCGTCTACGGCTACTACGTGTTCCCGTTCCTGCTGGACGGCGAACTGGTCGCGCGGGTGGACCTGAAGTCCGATCGCGCGGTGGGCGTCCTACGGGTGCACGGCGCCTTCGCGGAAGAAGGCGCGGACGTGGCACGCGTGCTCCCGGAACTGGCGGGGGAGCTGGGGCACATGGCGGAATGGCTCGGCCTGTCCGGCGTGGCGGTGGGCACCCGCGGCGACCTGGCCAAACCCCTGGCGAAACTGGTGCGCTGA
- a CDS encoding TetR/AcrR family transcriptional regulator, whose protein sequence is MAQRRAVALSRARIIETAVELLDADGESGLTFRALTERLATGPGAIYWHVANKGELLDAATYAVVAGALAAERAAGSPRDEVRAVALGLFDAIEGHPWLAPQLSAQLSRGPSGLITPKIFESIGRHVRDLGVPKGSWFTATSALVHYVLGAAGQNAANARVVTNGKDRSEFLDAVSTAWAGLDAEEYPFMREVAAEVRDHDDREQFLAGVDLILTGIGAVHSLP, encoded by the coding sequence ATGGCACAACGGCGCGCGGTAGCCCTCTCGCGGGCGCGCATCATCGAGACGGCGGTCGAGCTCCTCGACGCCGACGGCGAGAGCGGTTTGACGTTCCGGGCGCTGACCGAGCGCCTCGCCACCGGACCCGGGGCGATCTACTGGCACGTGGCGAACAAGGGCGAACTGCTCGACGCCGCGACCTACGCGGTGGTCGCGGGCGCCCTGGCCGCCGAGCGTGCCGCGGGATCACCCCGGGACGAGGTCCGCGCCGTCGCGCTCGGCCTCTTCGACGCGATCGAGGGCCACCCGTGGCTCGCGCCGCAGCTTTCGGCGCAGCTGTCGCGCGGCCCCTCGGGCCTGATAACGCCGAAGATCTTCGAGAGCATCGGACGGCACGTCCGCGACCTGGGCGTGCCGAAGGGCAGCTGGTTCACGGCGACCTCGGCGCTGGTGCACTACGTCCTCGGCGCCGCCGGCCAGAACGCCGCGAACGCGCGCGTCGTGACGAACGGCAAGGATCGCAGCGAGTTCCTCGACGCTGTGTCGACCGCTTGGGCGGGACTCGACGCCGAGGAATACCCGTTCATGCGAGAGGTCGCCGCCGAAGTGCGCGACCACGACGACCGCGAGCAGTTCCTGGCAGGTGTCGACCTCATCCTGACCGGGATCGGCGCGGTGCACTCATTGCCCTAG
- a CDS encoding 4,5-dihydroxyphthalate decarboxylase, producing MDLRIGCFRYDTTAQLFETTTVETADTLPEIFERLIRGNEFDVAELGLTFYLRLLEEDTPFVALPIFPNRVFRHSCVFVNTHAGITGPDGLTGRTIGEFGTYGQDSGVWAKGILMDEYGFEPEANRWVIGGLERPSAPFGFIPHPHPPALEIATAGEGKTLSTMLDAGEIDALFSANVPQCVLDGSPHVARLFPDFAARERDYHRRTGIFPIMHTVVVRRELLRDDPGLARRVYGEFEAAKDAAAARYRRNRRLYQVQTMVLWANALVDETLAEFGEDWWPYGISANRATLETYLRYHHEQGLSSRLWRIEEIFAPELLGT from the coding sequence ATGGACCTCAGGATCGGGTGCTTCCGCTACGACACCACCGCGCAGCTGTTCGAAACCACCACCGTCGAAACCGCCGATACGCTGCCGGAGATCTTCGAGCGGCTCATCCGCGGGAACGAATTCGACGTCGCCGAGCTCGGCCTCACGTTCTACCTGCGCCTGCTCGAAGAAGACACGCCCTTCGTGGCGCTGCCGATCTTCCCCAACCGGGTGTTCCGGCACTCCTGCGTCTTCGTCAACACCCACGCGGGCATCACCGGGCCGGACGGGCTCACCGGGCGGACCATCGGCGAATTCGGGACCTACGGCCAGGACTCGGGCGTCTGGGCCAAAGGCATCCTGATGGACGAATACGGCTTCGAGCCCGAGGCGAACCGCTGGGTGATCGGCGGGCTCGAACGCCCGTCGGCGCCCTTCGGCTTCATCCCGCACCCGCACCCACCCGCGCTCGAAATAGCCACGGCGGGGGAAGGGAAAACGCTGAGCACCATGCTCGACGCCGGTGAGATCGACGCGCTGTTCTCCGCCAACGTCCCGCAGTGCGTGCTCGACGGCTCCCCCCACGTCGCCCGCCTGTTCCCGGACTTCGCGGCGCGGGAACGCGACTACCACCGCCGCACCGGGATCTTCCCGATCATGCACACCGTCGTCGTCCGGCGGGAGCTCCTGCGGGACGACCCCGGCCTGGCCCGCCGCGTCTACGGCGAGTTCGAAGCCGCGAAAGACGCCGCCGCGGCGCGCTACCGCCGGAACCGGCGGCTCTACCAGGTGCAGACCATGGTCCTCTGGGCGAACGCGCTGGTCGACGAAACCCTCGCCGAATTCGGCGAAGACTGGTGGCCCTACGGGATTTCCGCCAACCGCGCGACGCTGGAAACCTATCTCAGGTACCACCACGAACAGGGTCTGTCGTCCCGGCTCTGGCGGATCGAAGAGATCTTCGCGCCGGAACTACTCGGTACCTGA
- a CDS encoding polyribonucleotide nucleotidyltransferase produces MTDSTGVTVHETEAVIDNGKFGTRTVRFETGRLAKQAAGAVVAYLDEETMLLSATTASKHPKEHFDFFPLTVDVEERMYAAGRIPGAFFRREGRPSTDAILTCRLIDRPLRPSFADGLRNEIQVVITVQSLNPDDPYDVLAINAASASTQIAGLPFSGPVGGVRVALIEGQWVAFPTWSQLEKATFNMVVAGRIVGDDVAIMMVEAEGTEHTLELIADGGKAPDEVAVAEGLEAAKPFIKVLCEAQQRLADAAAKPTGEFPVYPAYQQDVYEAVAAIATDDLANALQIAGKQDRDAATDQVKAAVLEKVGLGEGEAFEGRDKEIGGAFKALTKKIMRQRVLTEKIRMDGRGLTDIRSLAAEVAVIPRAHGSALFERGETQILGVTTLNMLRLEQQIDSLSPETHKRYMHHYNFPPFSTGETGRVGSPKRREIGHGMLAERALVPVLPKRDEFPYAIRQVSEALGSNGSTSMGSVCASTMSLYNAGVPLKAPVAGIAMGLVSDEVDGETRYVALTDILGAEDALGDMDFKVAGTKDIITALQLDTKLDGIPSEVLAAALKQAKDARITILEVIAEAIDSPDEMSPYSPRVTSVKIPVDKIGEVIGPKGKMINSITEQTGADISIEDDGTIYVGASDGPSAEAAIDLINAIANPQLPKVGERFLGTVVKTAAFGAFVSLLPGKDGLVHISKLGNGKRIAKVEDVVNVGDKLRVEIADIDNRGKISLIVVKEDEAPAADAEKADAK; encoded by the coding sequence ATGACCGACTCCACCGGAGTCACCGTGCACGAGACCGAAGCCGTCATCGACAACGGCAAGTTCGGCACTCGCACCGTCCGCTTCGAGACGGGCCGCCTGGCCAAGCAGGCCGCCGGCGCCGTCGTCGCGTACCTCGACGAAGAGACCATGCTGCTCTCGGCGACGACCGCGTCGAAGCACCCGAAGGAGCACTTCGACTTCTTCCCGCTGACCGTGGACGTCGAAGAGCGCATGTACGCCGCTGGCCGCATCCCCGGCGCGTTCTTCCGCCGCGAGGGCCGCCCGTCGACCGACGCGATCCTGACCTGCCGCCTGATCGACCGGCCGCTGCGCCCGTCGTTCGCCGACGGTCTCCGCAACGAGATCCAGGTCGTCATCACCGTCCAGAGCCTCAACCCGGACGACCCGTACGACGTGCTGGCCATCAACGCCGCTTCGGCGTCGACCCAGATCGCCGGCCTCCCGTTCTCCGGCCCGGTCGGCGGCGTGCGCGTCGCGCTGATCGAAGGCCAGTGGGTCGCGTTCCCGACCTGGTCGCAGCTGGAGAAGGCGACCTTCAACATGGTCGTCGCGGGCCGCATCGTCGGTGACGACGTCGCGATCATGATGGTCGAGGCCGAGGGCACCGAGCACACGCTCGAACTGATCGCCGACGGCGGCAAGGCGCCGGACGAGGTCGCGGTCGCCGAGGGCCTCGAGGCCGCGAAGCCGTTCATCAAGGTCCTCTGCGAGGCGCAGCAGCGCCTCGCCGACGCCGCCGCGAAGCCGACCGGCGAGTTCCCGGTCTACCCGGCCTACCAGCAGGACGTCTACGAGGCCGTCGCCGCGATCGCGACCGACGACCTGGCGAACGCCCTCCAGATCGCCGGCAAGCAGGACCGCGACGCCGCGACCGACCAGGTCAAGGCCGCCGTGCTGGAGAAGGTCGGCCTCGGCGAGGGCGAAGCCTTCGAGGGCCGCGACAAGGAGATCGGCGGGGCGTTCAAGGCCCTGACGAAGAAGATCATGCGCCAGCGCGTCCTGACGGAGAAGATCCGCATGGACGGCCGTGGCCTCACCGACATCCGGTCGCTCGCGGCCGAGGTCGCCGTGATCCCGCGGGCGCACGGCTCGGCGCTGTTCGAGCGCGGCGAAACCCAGATCCTGGGCGTCACCACGCTGAACATGCTTCGCCTGGAGCAGCAGATCGACTCGCTGTCCCCGGAGACGCACAAGCGCTACATGCACCACTACAACTTCCCGCCCTTCTCCACCGGTGAGACCGGCCGTGTCGGTTCGCCGAAGCGCCGCGAAATCGGCCACGGCATGCTCGCCGAGCGCGCCCTGGTGCCGGTGCTGCCGAAGCGGGACGAGTTCCCGTACGCGATCCGCCAGGTCTCCGAGGCGCTGGGCTCCAACGGCTCGACCTCGATGGGCTCGGTCTGCGCGTCCACGATGAGCCTGTACAACGCCGGCGTGCCGCTGAAGGCGCCGGTCGCGGGCATCGCGATGGGCCTGGTCTCCGACGAGGTCGACGGCGAGACCCGCTACGTGGCGCTCACCGACATCCTCGGTGCGGAGGACGCCCTGGGCGACATGGACTTCAAGGTCGCCGGCACCAAGGACATCATCACCGCGCTGCAGCTGGACACGAAGCTCGACGGCATCCCGTCGGAGGTCCTCGCGGCCGCGCTGAAGCAGGCGAAGGACGCGCGCATCACCATCCTGGAGGTCATCGCCGAGGCGATCGACAGCCCGGACGAGATGAGCCCGTACTCGCCGCGCGTCACCAGCGTGAAGATCCCGGTGGACAAGATCGGCGAGGTCATCGGCCCGAAGGGCAAGATGATCAACTCGATCACCGAGCAGACCGGTGCCGACATTTCCATCGAGGACGACGGCACGATCTACGTCGGCGCTTCGGACGGCCCGTCGGCGGAGGCGGCGATCGACCTGATCAACGCCATCGCCAACCCGCAGCTGCCCAAGGTCGGCGAGCGCTTCCTCGGCACCGTGGTGAAGACGGCCGCGTTCGGCGCGTTCGTCTCGCTGCTGCCGGGCAAGGACGGCCTGGTGCACATCTCCAAGCTGGGCAACGGCAAGCGGATCGCCAAGGTCGAGGACGTCGTCAACGTGGGCGACAAGCTCCGCGTCGAGATCGCCGACATCGACAACCGCGGCAAGATCAGCCTGATCGTGGTCAAGGAGGACGAGGCGCCCGCCGCCGACGCCGAGAAGGCCGACGCCAAGTAA
- a CDS encoding GNAT family N-acetyltransferase, translating to MSDAAVRPADLSDAAEIARIQRETWHAAYEDLLGKQALAELDAADLAGTWTETIEYPGSLVYVATEGEYTVGFCVAGRAPEGEIAGADGSLPEDAGSTGLIATLLVEPRWGRRGHAGRLLATAAAGLRADGAGRGIAWVAQGDHASLGFYRRAGWNPDGTVRTLDTGERLLREVRLTGTLELSLT from the coding sequence ATGAGCGACGCCGCCGTCCGCCCCGCCGACCTGTCCGACGCCGCGGAGATCGCCCGCATCCAGCGCGAAACCTGGCACGCCGCCTACGAAGACCTGCTGGGCAAGCAGGCGCTCGCCGAACTGGACGCCGCCGACCTCGCCGGTACCTGGACCGAGACCATCGAGTACCCCGGGAGCCTGGTCTACGTCGCCACCGAAGGCGAGTACACCGTCGGGTTCTGCGTCGCCGGCCGCGCGCCCGAGGGCGAGATCGCCGGCGCCGACGGCAGCCTGCCCGAAGACGCGGGCTCCACCGGCTTGATCGCCACCCTGCTCGTCGAGCCGCGGTGGGGACGGCGCGGCCACGCCGGCCGGCTACTCGCGACGGCCGCCGCCGGCCTGCGGGCCGACGGCGCCGGCCGCGGCATCGCCTGGGTCGCCCAGGGCGACCACGCCAGCCTGGGCTTCTACCGCCGGGCCGGCTGGAACCCCGACGGCACGGTCCGCACCCTCGACACCGGCGAGCGCCTGCTCCGCGAGGTCCGGCTCACCGGCACGCTCGAGCTGTCGCTCACCTGA